The following are from one region of the Mycetohabitans rhizoxinica HKI 454 genome:
- the pcp gene encoding pyroglutamyl-peptidase I — protein MHTVLLTGFEPFENELINPSWEAVSALDGARIATPIGDTIVHARMMPVRFHTLDQALLDALNATRPSLAICVGQAGGRPDLSVERVAINVDDARIPDNDGYQPIDAPIVADGPAAYFSTLPIKALVHALREAGIPASVSQTAGTFTCNHLFYILSHYIATRAPQLRGGFVHIPYTPRQAARHPGQPSLSTASVIEGLKVIVQTALSVHMDLPETGGALH, from the coding sequence ATGCACACCGTACTGCTAACCGGTTTTGAGCCATTTGAGAATGAACTCATCAATCCATCGTGGGAGGCCGTGAGCGCACTCGACGGCGCACGGATTGCGACCCCGATTGGCGACACCATCGTACACGCGCGGATGATGCCAGTGCGCTTTCACACGCTCGACCAGGCGCTGCTAGACGCGCTCAATGCAACGCGTCCGTCGCTGGCAATCTGTGTTGGCCAAGCCGGCGGGCGTCCGGACTTGTCCGTCGAGCGCGTCGCCATTAACGTGGACGATGCACGCATTCCGGACAACGACGGTTACCAGCCAATCGACGCTCCGATCGTCGCCGACGGGCCGGCGGCTTACTTCTCCACGCTGCCGATCAAGGCGCTCGTCCATGCGCTGCGCGAGGCCGGCATCCCTGCGTCGGTGTCGCAAACGGCTGGCACCTTCACGTGCAACCACCTCTTCTATATCCTGTCGCACTACATCGCGACACGCGCACCGCAATTGCGCGGTGGCTTCGTACATATACCCTATACACCGCGACAGGCCGCGCGCCACCCAGGCCAGCCCAGCCTGTCGACCGCGTCCGTCATTGAAGGGTTGAAGGTCATCGTGCAGACTGCCTTGTCAGTCCACATGGATTTGCCGGAAACGGGTGGCGCGTTGCACTAA
- a CDS encoding TraB/GumN family protein — translation MLEWRRGHRARRNTGLAKRLAWQLAFGLLAGIASSAHAFSGASMMQAPLGPPTVSIPAGQTDAATPPRQHGQPVPQADDGSAPSEPSTAQARVPRPAHMPFYVATKGALTLYLFGTLHVGDPADYPAEQPFRQPIIDALRTASRVAFELSPDDLVVSQDDVTRYGMCSYACLPRLLPADMWAKIVRRMRGNPAGLAAIRKTRPWLAAMLIETYDSLSAGLQAEYGSEPQLENLYVGRIVGLETRDEQIAAFTGLTLAEQREMLAQDLRQTPADNVSDVRILHALWCAGDADAMANWQARQSAKLARSPTLSRRIDDRIVYQRSERFVARMLLLAEPDRPIFVAIGALHLGGPKGVLALLRDRGFDVVPR, via the coding sequence ATGCTTGAGTGGCGGCGTGGCCACCGCGCGCGACGCAATACCGGTCTGGCCAAGCGGCTCGCGTGGCAGCTCGCCTTCGGATTATTGGCCGGTATCGCATCATCCGCGCACGCGTTTTCCGGCGCGTCCATGATGCAGGCCCCGCTGGGGCCGCCAACCGTGTCGATACCTGCCGGCCAGACCGACGCAGCCACGCCGCCGCGCCAGCACGGTCAGCCGGTGCCGCAAGCCGACGACGGATCGGCACCTAGCGAGCCCAGCACCGCCCAGGCGAGGGTGCCGCGGCCTGCGCACATGCCGTTCTATGTCGCGACCAAAGGCGCCCTGACACTGTACCTGTTCGGCACGCTGCACGTTGGCGACCCGGCTGACTATCCCGCCGAGCAGCCGTTCCGGCAACCGATCATTGACGCGTTGCGCACGGCGTCGCGCGTGGCGTTCGAGCTTTCGCCCGACGATCTGGTGGTGTCGCAGGACGATGTGACGCGCTATGGCATGTGCTCGTATGCGTGTCTGCCACGGTTGCTACCGGCCGATATGTGGGCGAAGATCGTGCGTCGCATGCGCGGCAATCCAGCCGGGCTTGCGGCAATCCGCAAGACACGCCCATGGTTGGCGGCGATGCTGATTGAGACCTACGACTCGTTGTCGGCCGGGTTGCAAGCCGAATACGGCTCCGAGCCACAGCTCGAAAACCTGTACGTGGGACGTATCGTCGGTCTCGAGACGCGCGATGAGCAAATCGCCGCCTTTACCGGACTGACGCTCGCCGAGCAGCGCGAGATGCTCGCGCAGGACTTGCGGCAGACGCCGGCCGACAACGTGTCCGACGTGCGCATCCTGCATGCGCTATGGTGTGCTGGTGATGCCGATGCGATGGCAAACTGGCAGGCGCGGCAATCGGCGAAACTGGCGCGCTCGCCGACGTTGTCGCGGCGCATTGACGATCGGATCGTGTACCAGCGCAGCGAGCGCTTCGTTGCGCGTATGCTGCTGCTTGCCGAGCCCGACAGGCCGATTTTCGTCGCGATCGGCGCACTGCATCTTGGCGGGCCGAAGGGCGTGCTCGCGCTATTGCGAGATCGCGGCTTTGACGTCGTGCCGCGCTGA